The Meles meles chromosome 6, mMelMel3.1 paternal haplotype, whole genome shotgun sequence genome has a window encoding:
- the LIPC gene encoding hepatic triacylglycerol lipase isoform X2, with translation MERPPCVSIFLVLCVFIQSSANGQSPGLEPAGRRSRVVETKEALQETETRFLLFKEETDKGCQIRLNHPDTLEQCGFNSSLPLVMIIHGWSLDGFLENWIWQMVAALKSQLAQPVNVGLADWLTLAYSHYTVAVRNTRLVGQEVAALIQWLEESAQFSRSNVHLIGYSLGAHVSGFAGSYMRGKHKIGRITGLDAAGPLFEGSSPDDRLSPDDANFVDAIHTFTREHMGLSVGIKQPIAHYDFYPNGGYFQPGCHFLELYKHITKHGLNAITQTIKCSHERSVHLFIDSVLHPSRQSTAYQCGDMGSFSQGLCLSCRKGRCNTMGYHIRQEWQGKKHKKLFLVTRAQSPFKVYHYQFKIQFINQLKKPVEPTFTMILLGTKEENQKITITLDEEITSNKTYSFLITLDVDIGELTMIKFKWENGAVWTNVWNTVQTIIPWSQVPLYSGLVVKTIKVKAGETQQRMTFCSENTDGLQLHPSQEKTFVRCDVNSTKLKRKIR, from the exons AGCCAGCTGGAAGAAGATCGAGAGTGGTTGAAACAAAGGAAGCACTGCAGGAGACAGAGACCAGATTCctgctttttaaagaagaaacagataaggGCTGTCAGATTCGGCTGAATCACCCCGACACATTAGAGCAGTGTGGCTTCAACTCCTCTCTGCCCCTGGTGATGATAATCCACGGGTGGTCG ctgGACGGCTTCCTGGAAAACTGGATCTGGCAGATGGTCGCCGCCCTGAAGTCTCAGCTGGCCCAGCCTGTGAACGTGGGGCTGGCTGACTGGCTCACCCTGGCCTACAGCCACTACACCGTGGCGGTCCGCAACACCCGCCTCGTGGGCCAGGAGGTGGCAGCTCTCATCCAGTGGCTGGAG GAATCTGCTCAGTTTTCTCGAAGCAATGTTCATCTAATTGGGTACAGCCTGGGTGCCCATGTCTCAGGATTCGCTGGCAGTTACATGCGCGGAAAGCACAAGATTGGGAGAATTACAG GACTGGATGCCGCGGGCCCTTTGTTTGAGGGATCTTCGCCCGACGACCGTCTTTCACCAGATGATGCCAATTTCGTGGACGCCATTCACACCTTCACCCGGGAGCATATGGGCCTGAGTGTGGGCATCAAACAGCCCATAGCACACTATGACTTCTACCCCAATGGGGGCTACTTCCAGCCTGGCTGCCACTTCCTAGAGCTCTACAAACATATTACCAAGCACGGCTTAAATG CCATCACTCAGACCATAAAATGCTCCCACGAGCGGTCCGTGCATCTCTTCATCGACTCCGTGCTGCACCCCAGCCGGCAGAGCACGGCCTACCAGTGCGGCGACATGGGCAGCTTCAGCCAGGGCCTGTGCCTGAGCTGCCGGAAGGGTCGCTGCAACACGATGGGTTACCACATCCGCCAGGAGTGGCAGGGCAAGAAGCACAAGAAGCTCTTCCTCGTCACACGCGCCCAGTCCCCCTTCAAAG TGTATCATTACCAGTTCAAGATCCAGTTCATCAACCAACTTAAGAAACCTGTAGAACCAACTTTTACTATGATACTCCTCGGAACAAAAGAGGAGAACCAGAAAATCACCATCACTCT GGATGAAGAAATTACTAGTAATAAAACCTATTCCTTTCTCATCACGTTGGATGTGGATATCGGTGAGCTCACTATGATCAAGTTCAAGTGGGAAAATGGCGCAGTATGGACCAACGTCTGGAACACAGTCCAAACCATCATCCCATGGAGCCAAGTGCCTCTCTATTCGGGCCTCGTTGTCAAGACCATCAAAGTCAAAGCGGGAGAAACCCAGCAACG AATGACATTTTGTTCAGAAAACACGGATGGCCTACAGCTCCACCCAAGCCAGGAGAAAACCTTTGTGAGATGTGACGTAAACTCTACAAAGTTGAAAAGAAAGATCAGATGA
- the LIPC gene encoding hepatic triacylglycerol lipase isoform X1: MAETRSRWDCSEPSPNCFSVELARYLRCYTFLAASHSSLWKLRQEETSKCKKPAGRRSRVVETKEALQETETRFLLFKEETDKGCQIRLNHPDTLEQCGFNSSLPLVMIIHGWSLDGFLENWIWQMVAALKSQLAQPVNVGLADWLTLAYSHYTVAVRNTRLVGQEVAALIQWLEESAQFSRSNVHLIGYSLGAHVSGFAGSYMRGKHKIGRITGLDAAGPLFEGSSPDDRLSPDDANFVDAIHTFTREHMGLSVGIKQPIAHYDFYPNGGYFQPGCHFLELYKHITKHGLNAITQTIKCSHERSVHLFIDSVLHPSRQSTAYQCGDMGSFSQGLCLSCRKGRCNTMGYHIRQEWQGKKHKKLFLVTRAQSPFKVYHYQFKIQFINQLKKPVEPTFTMILLGTKEENQKITITLDEEITSNKTYSFLITLDVDIGELTMIKFKWENGAVWTNVWNTVQTIIPWSQVPLYSGLVVKTIKVKAGETQQRMTFCSENTDGLQLHPSQEKTFVRCDVNSTKLKRKIR; this comes from the exons AGCCAGCTGGAAGAAGATCGAGAGTGGTTGAAACAAAGGAAGCACTGCAGGAGACAGAGACCAGATTCctgctttttaaagaagaaacagataaggGCTGTCAGATTCGGCTGAATCACCCCGACACATTAGAGCAGTGTGGCTTCAACTCCTCTCTGCCCCTGGTGATGATAATCCACGGGTGGTCG ctgGACGGCTTCCTGGAAAACTGGATCTGGCAGATGGTCGCCGCCCTGAAGTCTCAGCTGGCCCAGCCTGTGAACGTGGGGCTGGCTGACTGGCTCACCCTGGCCTACAGCCACTACACCGTGGCGGTCCGCAACACCCGCCTCGTGGGCCAGGAGGTGGCAGCTCTCATCCAGTGGCTGGAG GAATCTGCTCAGTTTTCTCGAAGCAATGTTCATCTAATTGGGTACAGCCTGGGTGCCCATGTCTCAGGATTCGCTGGCAGTTACATGCGCGGAAAGCACAAGATTGGGAGAATTACAG GACTGGATGCCGCGGGCCCTTTGTTTGAGGGATCTTCGCCCGACGACCGTCTTTCACCAGATGATGCCAATTTCGTGGACGCCATTCACACCTTCACCCGGGAGCATATGGGCCTGAGTGTGGGCATCAAACAGCCCATAGCACACTATGACTTCTACCCCAATGGGGGCTACTTCCAGCCTGGCTGCCACTTCCTAGAGCTCTACAAACATATTACCAAGCACGGCTTAAATG CCATCACTCAGACCATAAAATGCTCCCACGAGCGGTCCGTGCATCTCTTCATCGACTCCGTGCTGCACCCCAGCCGGCAGAGCACGGCCTACCAGTGCGGCGACATGGGCAGCTTCAGCCAGGGCCTGTGCCTGAGCTGCCGGAAGGGTCGCTGCAACACGATGGGTTACCACATCCGCCAGGAGTGGCAGGGCAAGAAGCACAAGAAGCTCTTCCTCGTCACACGCGCCCAGTCCCCCTTCAAAG TGTATCATTACCAGTTCAAGATCCAGTTCATCAACCAACTTAAGAAACCTGTAGAACCAACTTTTACTATGATACTCCTCGGAACAAAAGAGGAGAACCAGAAAATCACCATCACTCT GGATGAAGAAATTACTAGTAATAAAACCTATTCCTTTCTCATCACGTTGGATGTGGATATCGGTGAGCTCACTATGATCAAGTTCAAGTGGGAAAATGGCGCAGTATGGACCAACGTCTGGAACACAGTCCAAACCATCATCCCATGGAGCCAAGTGCCTCTCTATTCGGGCCTCGTTGTCAAGACCATCAAAGTCAAAGCGGGAGAAACCCAGCAACG AATGACATTTTGTTCAGAAAACACGGATGGCCTACAGCTCCACCCAAGCCAGGAGAAAACCTTTGTGAGATGTGACGTAAACTCTACAAAGTTGAAAAGAAAGATCAGATGA